GTGCTAACACTCTCATAGATGAAGACAGAATGACCTTACTCTCACTGGTCAGATACTGACCGCATCAAACCACGTGACCGTATCGCttaatttgattggctattaAATCAAATTTGGGGAGAATTACACCATGGAATTTTTAGCAATTACATAATAGGTCACTGGGAGGTTTTTAGACTAGGAATTTGGGCTAAAAATAGACATGGACAGTGACCACTGCAGGGAAATTACATAATATGGCCAACGACCTCTACAAGGCCTGGGAAAGAAATGCAACTTATCTAATCaaacataaacatgaaaaatacaataaatcagcaaataaaattatagcattcaacacataaatacaattattaacataattgttgttttatgttttctcatGCTGCACAACCTCACCGCAGCTCCGTTTTTGCTGTCTGATAAATGAACTCAACACTTGTGCATgatgaaatatgtcatttattaaaaatgacgaaagtaaagaaaaatataaacaacatagtAGGGGATCAGACCCaaaactgttcacacaaaatgttaaataacttatcaatatgctgatccccttaaaatacagaaaaacaatattttgttcaaaattatatacaatatatacaaaaccagcaaaaagatggcacctcaaaaataaaatatgccacCAAATGTGAATTGCATAATGACAATTGGCAATTCCATTGTGCCATCCAAGGTGAGTTGTGCACTTGTTGATGCTGATGTGAACACATACACAAATCACAGTTTATAGTCAAATGTACCAACAGTTAAACACTGACTTGGCATACTGTTACCAGCAGTTACACACTGACCTGGCAATAAGTGCATATAATTCATTATACTATAACCCGTACAAATGTAACATGAATGGCAATTCCAATGTGATAACCCGCAGGCACTCTAATAGACTAACTATAAAGTTGTACTAACAATTTCTAAAGACACAATGTGCAACTAAAAAAATAGCAGTTAAACACTGACCTATCATTACAAATTACTACACCTGTAAACATACTATAACTAACAAAATTAATTGAGACACCCTCCTTATTTTACGCACAAGATTCTCTTCTGGAAAAAGTAACAAACATAAGAACATTTTTTGGTACAGATCAATAGCAGCAGTTAATCACTGGCCTGCTATAAATAAACTGCAGGGGTAAGAAAGAATGTAGATACAAATAATTACAGTTGAAACGATTGTATTCTAATATATATGTGTAATGCATTGGAGTTCCAGCAGCCTAAATGCTGAATAAAACTCTCAGAATAGCCTAACTGTGCAGCATGTGTTGCTGCCACTATCCGAAAACGCCGAAGTAGATGCATGAGGCACTTTTCCTTACTGGACTGTTTATTGATTACTTTTACCAATGCCATATTATCTgacataaataagatttttctaTTTGCCATCTCTGAACCCCAAATTTCCAAAACCAAAACAATTGGAAACAGTTCTTTTACGGCAATTTGCAAAGGTAGAGTTTGTGTCCACTCATCAGCAAACCATTTTGAACCAAACACAGCAGCAAATCCTAACAAAACCAGAAGCATCTGTAAATAGTCGCGTGACATCTGAAGATTCCCATTCCTCTGGAAAAAGAACTGATTTTCCattgaaattttgaagaaaatcaaGCCACATGGCTGAATCAGCTCTTACctcattattaaatttttttcgaTAATAAGGTTTTTTCACACCTATAGTCAAGTCAATCAAACGACGTAAAAATGCCCTACCAGGAACTACTACCAAACAAGCAAAATTTAAGACTCCAATTAATGATTGAAGCTCCTGCAAAGTAACTTTTTTACGCCTACTAAACTGATATACAAGAGTCCtacatttttctaatttgtCTGGTGGCAGCGGACTCATCATATCAATAGAATCAACCTAAAATACCATAAATGGTGATACATGTTACTGGCCAGAAAGTTTTCTTATCATTAATTGGAATATTAATCCTTCcacataaatcaaacaaattcatcaaatgatttttacatttttcagacTGAGGAGGtccaataaaaaagaaatcatccAACATATGAGACATACCCCCTGCTTCTAGCTTGTTTAACATAACCCATTGAAGAGCTGTACCTAACTTCTCAAATATTTGACAAGAGCTACTTGTCCCCAGTTGCAAACAGCGTTCGTAGTAGAACTGACCTTTCCAAGTAAAACCCAAAAAATGATAATCCTTTGGGTTCACGGGGATTATTCTGAAAGCATCCTTTATATCTGTTTTAGCCATAAGTGAACCCATCCCATATTGATGCACCAAACTGAGTATCGTATCAATTGAAACATAATGAACCTGAGAGTATTCCCTAGGTATATTAGAATTAACTGAGTCCTGAGCAGGAAAAGATAAATCTTGAATGATTCGAAACTTGTTTTGCTCGGATTTTGGTACAACCCCCAGAGgagaagttttaaaaagaggTAATGGGGGTCTTGTGAATGGGCCAGCTATCCTCTGCTTACTTAAACCCGTATGAATGTAATCTTCAATAACTTCTGGGTGCTCATATGTAGACTTATGATTATGAGGAGGATGAATGGAAGGGGACTTAACACAGCCTCATCTACACCCAAATGTAAAGCCATTCActaacaattttaattcatcTGCCTCATAACCTAATAGTTCATTGTGAAGTCTTAACGGGTTTACTGGAGTTGGAAGAACCAGCGCCATTCCTGTTTGATGTGATAGATTTGGATGACATGTTTCTACACTGAAATCGGGGGTGGGGTCCACTACAGGCTTGGCAAGTATGGGCGAATCGACAGGGTAGGGAGTTACATTTTTGCCCATTGTTATAATTGTAGCACTGTTTTGCCCGAAAGGGCTGCTGTTTACCATTATAAGCTTGGAATTGGGTTGGAGAGGCTACCTTAAGTCGCAACTCTGTTACTACTCTCTCCCACGGCAGGAGGGATGTCTCTCTTATTTTCCTAAATGACTCATCATACATTCTCCAGGGTTGGTCCCCATGAAGCTTGTGAATCTCCCTAattgtaaacatgtattttaacagaTTGCATGCCTCATGGGGAAATTTCTGTAAGTAAATTGTACTGAATACCAGAAAAGCATCTGTCCATTGATGGATTGTAATAGGTGTTTTATGTGAAGCCGCTTGTTGTAGCTCAATTTTCCCCGCTTGTACCACAATTGAAAGGGGTTCATCTCCTGAGGTCggcaataaattttttaagtcAACAAATTCATTGTTCCAAATTTTAAGTTTCAGTTTGGAGGAAACTGATGCTCCTAGAGGCACACAATCTGATAAGTGAATTTGAGGGCTACTAAAGCATGCAAAACTACTACCCGTACTCTGAGATAAATTGCCTGCGGGCTCACCTGTGAACACATTATCCAGTAATGTTCCCAGTGCAGAGGCAGGAATTGTGGCAGCCGCAGAGGCAGGAATTGTGGCAGCCGCAGAGGCAGGAATTGTGGCAGCGGCCGGTATAGCTTCCCCAACTACTGGTGCAGTATCCTCAACAGAATTCACCATTGGAAGTTGCCCAACCTTTTCACCGATGTTTTGTTTCTCACTAGCAGCTTTTTGTTGGTTTACAATTTCTTTTGCCAGTAGTTCATAATCAAGATTTGATAGCACATTGACAGTGTCAGTCTCCGCCTGTTTTTCGGGTTCTTTTTTGCCCATTTTTGCCATTATGTACTTCAGTTGGTGGTGTTGGTGGTGGTACTCCTCCCGTTGCCACATCATCTCTCCTGGCTCTCTTTTTGGGTGGCATAATGGCTAAAtatataataagaataagaagtATGAATCCTATCCTTTCACATATATGATTAGCCTAACCCATAagcattttttcataataactttTGCATTAACAGATGATTTCAACCATGTACTTGGTATTTTGACCTGATAGTTAAGCGAATACCAACACagattttgatatacatgtacatgttaacataaaattcataataatagGAACATGTCCCACTGACCATATGGGTAACACAGACCCAATGTTCCTTcatcattattagtacatgtagattCAAACATTATGTAACTAAATAGTCCCAACATGActttaattacataacattataaacattaaattcataattgtaaGGAACATGTCCCACTGACCATATGGGTAACACAGACCCAATGTTCCTTcatcattattagtacatgtagattCAAACATTATGTAACTAAATAGTCCCAACATGACTTTAGTTACataacattataaacattaaattcataattgtaaGGAACATGTCCCACTGGCCATATGGGTAACACAGACCCAATGTTCCTTcatcattattagtacatgtatgtaactaaATAGTCCATCATGActttaattacataacattattaacattaaattcataattgtaaGGAACATGTCCCACTGACCATATGGGTAACACAGACCCAATGTTCCTTcatcattattagtacatgtagattCAAACATTCATGTAACTAAATAGTCTCAACATGATTTTtaattaccggtacatgttaacattaaattcataattgGAAGGAAACATGTCCCACTGGCCATATGGGTAACACAGACCCAATATTCCTTCATCATTCTTTAGTATGCAAACTCACCAAACATAAAATTTATCAGTTCCAGCCAAAACACTTAGTTCAAAATAAAAGGTAAAACTTGAACTGATACTCATCAACATGAAAAAATCACACATTTAAATTTCAGGGAGTTAAGACATAAACTGCCCCTACACTgtcttaattaaaacaaataaaatgtaaatatatataaatatggatatatatattcacatatCATTGAATATCATTATTCTAGAGTGGTAGCACATAAGATCTAAAATCATACTGGCCTCAAAACTTTTGAGTGCAGGATCACCGCATTCCTAATGCTGCGGCGAAACTTCCTCATGGGCTGGTCCTCGGCAGGGGTACACAGCAGATGGACACCATCCGGGCCTAAATAATGAAAGTCCTTCCAAAACCCCCGATGTCCCCAGAAATAAATTCCACCAAGGCGCTCAGCAAAACGTTTCAAATGTTCATTAGTCTGAACCACAAAGACGTTAAAATGTTGGCATGATGCAAACTGCATTCGGCGAATTAACTGGCCTATTATCACTAATTTTACTCCAACACCATCTCTTAAATACTGTCCAACAGATATAATATCCATAACTAATTTCTCACTGTTTGTACTTTCACAGATATCATTTTCACCAATCTGTAAAAACACCACATCAGAAATTGAGTCAAAATGTAGAATCTCCAGACACGCTTGCTTAATCTCAAACCGCCTTTTCCTCTAAATGATACTTTAAACACTTTAGGGCCTAAATTCAGATTGTCTGTTTCTGTCTGCATACAATAATCTCTTAATCTTCTGATGTAAGAATGTCCAATCACGCACGCATTTAAAATActcattgtttacatattgtacgagggttgtcccaaaataatgtagacaggacacataatttataatctgttcactggaatttcattagacttctatgttttcttcaatgaccctttAGCAAAGAATGCTGAAaagttcaaatctgtactttattcatttctcgagaaaatgaataattagtaacaacaagatttgtcaggcggcgcaatgtgcgaTGTCAAAAATTAccagttttacgttgttgcttAACCATCCACATCGTTCgcgataacatttacgttttatttccgaacatgtcttagaaaaaatattatctttgaacatgtactCTGCGTgcacattcaatatatatttctagttttgttttgtttttaaatattttctaagtacaaacgatctgtcggctccaaacttgctctgtattacttgttgtctaacgtccgtcttaccgaaatgtgtcgttcaacattttgacgtccattgatatcgttcggggtttcttttttccacttattgtcatcatacttgttcgaatattttcaatgttgtttaactacttattcacaaaacgcatttctcatcgattttgttaatttcatttacttccaaagccgcttaggatttatttcatggtctttacaaaattgtatcagttactgctgcgccgccttaaacgctgaaaacgtcattttattaccacttaacttttcaacttgtcacaaaacgcgctataaaatatttaaaagttttgttatagccaaaacattttctgagtaaataatagaattattatcaaatatcggtgtatgttttatttgaattttttcattcgatTAGTACTTTTTCtcccaattttcaattcattatgttgattttaacgttttgtttttgacattgcgccgcatgtagaatttctgatctaacatgctttcatttcactaatttaatctcaaacaatattcgattttaaaacattatttgaatgcaaatttcttgaaccctttgtggcacaaatttcatcttcctttgtcttcgattaactgaataacgccacttgtctacgctattttgggacaaccctcgtacccCAACCGGAACCAGCAAAAATAATCATGCGATATCGCATACAACAAAAAACTAGAAACTGCGTTTCAAAAACCTACTGTATCAAAACATTACTCGTGCTAACACTCTCATAGATGAAGACAGAATGACCCTACTCTCACTGGTCAGATACTGACCGCATCAAACCACGTGACCGTATCGCttaatttgattggctattaaattaaatttggggAGAATTACACCATGGAATTTTTAGCAATTACATAATAGGTCACTGGGAGGTTTTTAGACTAGGAATTTGGGCTAAAAATAGACATGGACAGTGACCACTGCAGGGAAATTACATAATATGGCCAACGACCTCTACAAGGCCTGGGAAAGAAATGCAACTTATCTAATCaaacataaacatgaaaaatacaataaatcagcaaataaaattatagcattcaacacataaatacaattattaacataattgtTGTTTGAATTATCTCCTTTGACAAATTGGGATTGTAATTTTTCAAGAACGCCTTGATACGATTTCGATGTATAAACATTCATATTCTGCTTACTGACCTATTTTTAATGAATCATTTATCACTcgcaattaatgttatattttttaagaaaacgaATGAATAATACTTCGTATAACATAATACAGATACGTTTATTTATTAAGCCTAAACTATGTTTTCATTACGTTATCTGATAACATGAAGTTGGAGCACATAGAAAAAGTAGTGACCTAGATTATGCATGCGCTACATTGACCTCTTGACcaataatgatgttatgcaGGAAAATCAGTCGATTGCGCATACACTGTTATATAagggaaaacatttgcaagtgtaaatatgagactgtatctttcaaaaaCCATGATTTAATGcgtacattttttaacttctagCCTTGTCCGGAAAactaccttaaaattcctatctaaTCCTAAGGGTAAAGTCATATTAATGACTGTAACAACTACaaacgtgaactttgattttcgcttatGACGTTGCAGTTATCAGTTTGCAGTTGAAGATAACTATTTATATTGAATGTTCTCATACTCAGACTGAATTAAACAAGGTAATATAAAATAAACCAAGAAGATTAGATGCATAAAACTTAATCTCCCAATTCttttcatgtttcaatttaagtgaaaacaagtgaaaagctgtcaatgtgacagcaaaccgggttttcttttatgtgaactgtatccataatccaagtcaacccatatccagtgaaatggtgcaccctaaatgcaatattttgcaaaaaatgactaagttcaaaagctggtatttttttcataaattaccggatatcaaaatcctagcaatatgcacacctctgatatatgtacaattgatctgcaaaagaacaacttcctatcttgaaaactgtaggaggagttatccgtacaatgagggtaccctatatgcaatattttgccaaaaaatgactaagttcaaaagctggtatttttttcataaattatcaaaaataaaaatcctagcaatatgcacacctctgatatatgtacaattgatctgcaaaagaacaactccctatcttgaaaactgtacgaggagttatcggtacaatgagggtacccttttggcagccgcccgccattttcaccatttatatatatatatatatatatatatatatatatatatatatatatatatatatatatatatatatatatatatatatatatataaacatgattATTTTAGAAAAGACACTAActgaaatatttgtctaattttcagtaGAAAGATAATGTTAAACCAAAACTTATACTGAATGTAAACTACAATACCTGTAGAATataatattaatcttatttctttggtttaaagtagtccgagtatcgcactacgtcataatacggattttacaatattggttcgacttttacaaagcgtttttgatacccggtattgattttgctctacatcgctgttgtaaataatggcaataataagcaattagaacggtaatatatgtatattatgagcgatagaaatgattaatgttgagaaactcgattctgttaaagtaaaatgaaaaacgaagtttctgattaaccaggatctcaggtatgcttatatcttcttgatttgaccccccccccccgaatttttctttttcttttactaaaaccggtttaaacttagagacagaagctatttcgaatttaatcaatcgtcaattaattaatgtttaaatgatatctaacattgttgatagatctaggcagaaaactgtagcaaaatgtgatttttacggattttttcgtcagggtctacttcgtttagagcttatagcgtgaaaagtaatccgtcaacatataatttattttaccaaatcttttttctaagatgtcaatctatagaataaacaccctgaatttaagtttgagtccataaaatagtaaaaaaaattaccaaacgcgatactagcattgcattttttgtattctattttgatacatcaggtccataaagtgtacttacttacaaatatttgcgcaaaattattgatgagatatggcttaaataaatatttatactctattctGTATGTTCAGTTccaattttcccaaaattggtaattatttttaggaaaaacggacctctggcaaatttcataattgtcaataattttcgcaagggggtacacccgtctgagaggtgataacaaacaaactagcatgtaaacattcatattttcttttgtatatgtattgcttgaatgtatatttatcatttaaagctaagcatttaatgattgagcccatttagtgccgagtataggactaccttaaagtggttcaaatagtcaatttttgttaaatgtcgacttcgCTTATTTTGGAGATTCACATCAGAGCAGGGTTATCACTTGTGAGCATTGGCTTACAGATACCTTGTTTAT
This genomic window from Magallana gigas chromosome 5, xbMagGiga1.1, whole genome shotgun sequence contains:
- the LOC117680638 gene encoding uncharacterized protein produces the protein MDIISVGQYLRDGVGVKLVIIGQLIRRMQFASCQHFNVFVVQTNEHLKRFAERLGGIYFWGHRGFWKDFHYLGPDGVHLLCTPAEDQPMRKFRRSIRNAVILHSKVLRPPLCHPKREPGEMMWQREEYHHQHHQLKYIMAKMGKKEPEKQAETDTVNVLSNLDYELLAKEIVNQQKAASEKQNIGEKVGQLPMVNSVEDTAPVVGEAIPAAATIPASAAATIPASAAATIPASALGTLLDNVFTGEPAGNLSQSTGSSFACFSSPQIHLSDCVPLGASVSSKLKLKIWNNEFVDLKNLLPTSGDEPLSIVVQAGKIELQQAASHKTPITIHQWTDAFLVFSTIYLQKFPHEACNLLKYMFTIREIHKLHGDQPWRMYDESFRKIRETSLLPWERVVTELRLKVASPTQFQAYNGKQQPFRAKQCYNYNNGQKCNSLPCRFAHTCQACSGPHPRFQCRNMSSKSITSNRNGAGSSNSSKPVKTSQ